In one Nostoc sp. KVJ3 genomic region, the following are encoded:
- a CDS encoding HesB/IscA family protein yields MAVILSEKAEFHLRAFLKGSAPDANGATKGVRISVKDGGCSGYEYAIDITSKPQPDDLVSHQGKVVVYVDAKSAPLLDGVIVDFVEGVMESGFKFINPNATDTCGCGKSFKTDDGTPTGVPCS; encoded by the coding sequence ATGGCCGTAATCTTATCAGAAAAAGCAGAATTTCATCTGCGGGCATTCCTCAAAGGTTCAGCACCCGATGCTAATGGCGCAACTAAAGGTGTCCGCATCTCGGTAAAAGATGGTGGTTGCAGTGGCTATGAATATGCAATTGATATCACCAGCAAGCCCCAACCAGATGATTTGGTAAGTCACCAAGGCAAAGTGGTAGTTTACGTTGATGCCAAAAGTGCGCCGTTATTAGACGGAGTTATCGTTGACTTCGTTGAGGGAGTGATGGAAAGCGGTTTTAAATTCATCAACCCCAACGCAACTGATACCTGCGGTTGTGGAAAGTCCTTCAAAACAGATGACGGTACGCCTACTGGTGTACCTTGCAGCTAA
- a CDS encoding HesA/MoeB/ThiF family protein codes for MVNLTPTELERYRRQMMLPNFGETAQKRLKSATVLVTGVGGLGGTAALYLAVAGVGRLILVRGGDLRLDDMNRQVLMTDDWVGKPRVFKAKETLDAINPDVQVEAVHDYITPENVDSLVQSADMALDCAHNFTERNLLNEACVRSRKPMVEAAMNGMEAYLTTIIPGVTPCLSCLFPEKPDWDQRGFSVMGAVSGTLACLTALEAIKLITGFSQPLLSQLLTIDLNRMEFAKRRSHRDRSCPVCGNSAPWRHAQANSMEPTGIAQNS; via the coding sequence TTGGTTAACCTAACGCCTACCGAATTAGAACGCTATCGTCGCCAAATGATGCTTCCGAACTTTGGCGAAACAGCACAGAAACGCCTAAAGTCAGCGACGGTTTTGGTTACAGGTGTGGGAGGATTAGGCGGTACGGCGGCGCTTTACTTAGCAGTAGCGGGCGTTGGGCGGCTAATCTTAGTCCGGGGTGGTGACTTGCGGCTAGATGATATGAATCGTCAGGTTCTTATGACTGATGATTGGGTAGGTAAGCCAAGGGTATTCAAAGCTAAAGAAACTCTGGATGCGATTAATCCTGATGTCCAAGTGGAAGCTGTTCATGATTACATCACCCCGGAAAATGTAGATTCGTTAGTGCAATCTGCTGATATGGCTCTTGATTGCGCCCACAACTTTACAGAGCGCAATTTGTTAAATGAAGCCTGTGTGCGATCGCGTAAGCCAATGGTGGAAGCCGCAATGAATGGGATGGAGGCTTACCTGACGACAATTATCCCTGGTGTGACTCCTTGTTTATCTTGTCTGTTTCCAGAGAAGCCTGATTGGGATCAGCGCGGCTTTTCTGTTATGGGCGCTGTTTCTGGGACATTAGCTTGTCTAACAGCACTGGAAGCTATCAAGTTGATCACCGGGTTTAGTCAGCCTCTGTTATCGCAATTGCTGACAATCGACCTAAATCGAATGGAATTTGCTAAACGCCGTTCTCACCGCGATCGCTCTTGTCCAGTATGCGGTAATAGTGCGCCTTGGAGACACGCGCAAGCCAATTCGATGGAACCTACAGGGATTGCACAAAATAGTTAA
- the nifW gene encoding nitrogenase-stabilizing/protective protein NifW has product MTGTIDEFKKLVDAEEFFQFFNMSYDLEVVNIHRLHILKKFSQYMHEIDENSPDVSQEEKLNQYSLALQKAYQVFIESTAYEQKLFKVFNDKPKNVVTLTEITSD; this is encoded by the coding sequence ATGACTGGAACAATTGATGAATTCAAGAAGCTCGTAGATGCGGAAGAATTTTTTCAATTCTTTAATATGTCCTACGACTTAGAAGTTGTGAATATACATCGTCTACATATTCTGAAAAAGTTTTCACAATATATGCACGAAATTGATGAGAATTCTCCTGATGTAAGTCAAGAAGAGAAATTAAATCAATATTCTTTGGCTTTGCAGAAAGCTTATCAGGTATTTATCGAATCGACAGCTTACGAACAAAAGCTGTTCAAAGTGTTTAACGACAAGCCGAAAAATGTAGTCACACTGACAGAAATCACTTCTGATTAG
- a CDS encoding CCE_0567 family metalloprotein codes for MQAEETSIEELQGQIRRLNSKAGQMKMDLHDLAEGLPTDYKQLMDVAAATYEIYRQLDELKQHLKQLENAK; via the coding sequence GTGCAAGCGGAAGAAACGAGCATTGAGGAACTACAAGGACAAATCAGACGGCTTAACAGCAAAGCAGGTCAAATGAAAATGGATTTGCATGATTTAGCTGAAGGTCTGCCAACAGATTACAAACAACTTATGGATGTTGCCGCCGCAACTTATGAAATCTATCGCCAGTTAGATGAACTTAAGCAACATCTGAAACAATTGGAGAATGCTAAATGA
- a CDS encoding NifX-associated nitrogen fixation protein, whose translation MTTNNSVNGTATTEVLNSPFLKVLIKQIRGQDSYGVYRSWSDELILKPFIVTKQKKREISVEGEVDPITQARIMAFFRAVAAGIEQETGLISQVVVDLSHEGFGWALVFSGRLLLAVKTLRDAQRFGFDSLEKLAEEGENYVNKGLDLAKRFPEVGKL comes from the coding sequence ATGACCACAAATAATAGTGTTAACGGAACTGCTACAACTGAAGTCTTGAACTCACCTTTCCTGAAGGTACTAATCAAACAAATTCGCGGTCAAGACAGTTATGGTGTTTATCGTAGTTGGTCGGATGAGTTGATTCTCAAACCCTTTATTGTCACCAAACAAAAGAAACGGGAAATTTCCGTTGAGGGCGAAGTTGATCCGATCACTCAAGCACGGATTATGGCATTTTTTCGGGCTGTAGCTGCTGGGATTGAACAAGAAACAGGTTTGATATCCCAGGTTGTAGTTGATTTGAGTCATGAAGGATTTGGCTGGGCGCTAGTTTTTTCTGGTCGTCTCTTGCTAGCTGTGAAAACCTTACGAGACGCTCAACGCTTTGGCTTTGACTCCCTAGAGAAATTAGCAGAAGAGGGAGAAAACTACGTCAACAAAGGTCTTGATTTGGCGAAACGCTTCCCTGAAGTTGGCAAACTTTAA
- the nifX gene encoding nitrogen fixation protein NifX yields the protein MKIAFTTSDGVHINTHFGGSEQIDVYEISDEGYQFVEALKFNYEIKEENNESKLAPKIEALVDCTIIYVVAIGGSAAARLIKKGVTPVKARSPEEEISEVLNKLVKTLKGNPPPWLRKALQPKTTNFVDEVENEATV from the coding sequence ATGAAGATTGCCTTTACGACAAGTGACGGAGTTCATATTAATACTCATTTTGGAGGGTCAGAACAAATTGATGTTTATGAAATTTCCGATGAAGGATATCAATTTGTAGAAGCTCTCAAATTTAATTATGAAATCAAAGAAGAGAATAATGAGAGCAAACTTGCACCAAAAATTGAAGCATTAGTTGACTGCACAATTATTTATGTTGTGGCAATTGGTGGTAGCGCCGCCGCTCGTTTAATCAAGAAAGGTGTCACCCCAGTGAAGGCGCGATCGCCAGAAGAAGAAATTAGTGAAGTGCTAAATAAGCTAGTAAAAACCCTCAAAGGTAATCCTCCGCCTTGGTTGCGTAAAGCTTTACAGCCAAAAACTACAAACTTTGTCGATGAAGTTGAAAACGAAGCAACAGTATGA
- the nifN gene encoding nitrogenase iron-molybdenum cofactor biosynthesis protein NifN, with protein MAIVTVTNKALTVNPLKQSQALGATLAFLGLKGTMPLFHGSQGCTAFAKVVLVRHFREAIPLATTAMTEVTTILGGEENVEQAILTLVEKANPEIIGLCSTGLTETRGDDIEGFLKEIRDRHPELNDLAIVFAPTPDFKGALQDGFAVAVESIVKEIPRAGGLRTEQVTILAGSAFTPGDVQEIKEMVTSFGLVPIFVPDLGASLDGHLEDNYSAVTVSGTTLKQLREVGSSAFTLALGESMRGAAKILEERFGTPYEVFGELTGLEPVDEFIQALAILSGNSVPEKYRRQRRQLQDAMLDTHFYFSGKRVSLALEPDLLWSTVHFLQSMGAQIHGAVTTTRSHLLEKLPVKSITIGDLEDFESLAGGSDLLIGNSNVGAIAKRLSIPLYRLGLPIYDRLGNGQFTKVGYRGTMEIVFGIGNLFLEQEEARIKRFQELGIVSAEF; from the coding sequence ATGGCGATCGTTACCGTTACTAACAAAGCACTGACAGTTAATCCCCTCAAGCAAAGTCAAGCTTTGGGCGCAACCTTAGCCTTTTTGGGATTGAAAGGGACGATGCCTTTATTCCACGGTTCTCAAGGTTGTACTGCTTTCGCTAAAGTTGTCCTCGTGCGGCATTTCCGGGAAGCTATTCCTTTAGCTACCACAGCGATGACAGAAGTCACTACCATTTTGGGTGGTGAAGAGAATGTGGAGCAAGCAATTCTGACTCTGGTGGAAAAGGCTAACCCAGAAATTATTGGTTTATGTAGTACTGGGTTAACGGAAACTAGAGGCGATGACATTGAAGGGTTTCTGAAGGAAATCCGCGATCGCCATCCTGAATTGAATGATTTAGCGATCGTTTTTGCGCCTACCCCAGATTTTAAAGGTGCGTTGCAAGATGGTTTTGCCGTTGCTGTCGAAAGCATAGTTAAGGAAATTCCTCGCGCGGGTGGACTCAGAACTGAACAAGTCACGATTTTGGCGGGTTCTGCTTTCACACCTGGGGATGTCCAGGAAATCAAAGAGATGGTCACATCTTTTGGATTAGTCCCTATCTTTGTACCTGACCTTGGCGCTTCCCTTGATGGACACTTGGAGGATAATTATAGTGCGGTTACAGTCAGTGGGACTACCTTAAAACAGCTACGAGAAGTCGGTAGTTCTGCCTTTACCCTGGCTTTGGGTGAAAGTATGCGGGGGGCTGCTAAGATTCTGGAAGAACGCTTTGGTACACCTTATGAGGTGTTTGGCGAACTGACAGGATTAGAACCAGTAGATGAATTTATCCAAGCATTGGCGATTCTGAGCGGTAACAGTGTACCCGAAAAATACCGCCGCCAACGTCGTCAGTTGCAAGATGCGATGCTGGACACCCACTTTTACTTCAGTGGAAAACGAGTTTCCCTAGCGTTGGAACCAGATTTGTTGTGGTCAACAGTGCATTTCCTGCAATCGATGGGAGCGCAGATTCATGGGGCGGTGACAACCACGCGATCGCACCTTTTAGAAAAACTCCCAGTTAAAAGCATCACCATCGGCGACTTAGAAGACTTTGAGAGTCTAGCAGGTGGTTCTGATTTGCTGATTGGTAACTCCAATGTTGGTGCGATCGCTAAACGGCTCTCGATTCCTCTTTATCGTCTAGGATTGCCCATTTATGATCGCTTAGGTAATGGTCAATTTACCAAAGTTGGCTATCGAGGCACGATGGAAATTGTCTTTGGCATCGGCAACCTGTTTTTAGAGCAAGAAGAAGCGAGAATTAAGCGGTTTCAAGAGTTAGGAATTGTCAGCGCTGAGTTTTGA
- the nifE gene encoding nitrogenase iron-molybdenum cofactor biosynthesis protein NifE: MKSTQGKINELLTETGCEHNQHKQAEKKNKSCAQQAQPGAAQGGCAFDGAMIALVPIADAAHLVHGPIACAGNSWGSRGSLSSGPQLYKMGFTTDLGENDVIFGGEKKLYKAILELKERYQPAAIFVYATCVTALIGDDMDAVCKAAAEKIGIPVVPVIAPGFIGSKNLGNRFGGEALLEYVVGTAEPEHTTPYDINLIGEYNIAGEMWGVTPLLEKLGIRILSKITGDARYDEIRYAHRAKLNVMICSRALLNMARKMEERYNIPYIEESFYGIDDMNRCLRNIAAKLGDADLQERTEKLIAEETAALDLALAPYRARLKGKRVVLYTGGVKSWSIISAARDLGIEVVATSTRKSTEEDKAKIKKLIGNDGIMLEKGNAQELLQLVKDTRADMLIAGGRNQYTALKARIPFLDINQERHHPYAGYVGMIEMARELYEALYSPIWEQIRKPAPWEEEEEV; encoded by the coding sequence ATGAAAAGCACCCAAGGCAAAATCAACGAGCTGCTGACTGAGACAGGATGCGAACATAATCAGCATAAACAAGCGGAAAAGAAAAATAAATCATGCGCTCAACAGGCACAACCTGGCGCGGCTCAAGGGGGCTGTGCCTTTGATGGTGCAATGATTGCTTTAGTGCCGATCGCAGATGCAGCGCATCTAGTCCACGGGCCGATCGCCTGTGCTGGTAATTCCTGGGGCAGTCGTGGTAGTCTGTCGTCTGGCCCGCAACTCTACAAAATGGGCTTTACCACTGACTTGGGTGAAAATGATGTCATCTTCGGTGGCGAAAAGAAACTCTACAAAGCGATTCTGGAACTCAAAGAGCGCTACCAACCAGCAGCAATATTTGTCTATGCCACTTGCGTTACAGCCTTAATTGGCGATGATATGGATGCTGTCTGCAAAGCGGCGGCTGAGAAAATTGGTATTCCTGTTGTTCCCGTCATTGCCCCAGGATTCATCGGCAGTAAAAATCTGGGCAACCGTTTTGGTGGTGAAGCTTTATTAGAATATGTTGTCGGAACAGCAGAACCGGAACATACAACGCCTTATGATATTAACTTAATCGGTGAATACAACATCGCCGGTGAAATGTGGGGAGTAACACCACTGTTAGAAAAATTAGGCATCCGTATTTTGTCTAAAATTACGGGCGATGCTCGCTACGATGAAATTCGCTACGCCCACCGTGCCAAGCTCAACGTCATGATCTGCTCGCGAGCGTTGCTCAATATGGCAAGAAAGATGGAGGAGCGTTATAACATCCCCTACATTGAAGAGTCTTTCTACGGCATCGATGATATGAATCGCTGTCTGCGAAATATCGCTGCTAAATTAGGCGACGCTGATTTACAAGAGCGGACAGAAAAGTTAATTGCAGAAGAAACGGCTGCTTTAGATTTGGCATTGGCTCCTTATCGCGCTCGACTCAAAGGTAAGCGGGTTGTTTTATATACTGGTGGTGTCAAAAGTTGGTCGATTATCTCGGCTGCTAGAGACTTAGGCATTGAAGTTGTTGCTACCAGTACTCGGAAAAGTACTGAAGAAGATAAAGCCAAAATCAAGAAGCTGATTGGCAACGATGGCATCATGCTAGAGAAAGGCAACGCTCAAGAATTGCTACAACTGGTTAAAGACACTCGCGCAGATATGCTGATTGCTGGTGGACGTAACCAATATACCGCTTTGAAAGCTCGAATTCCTTTCCTTGATATCAACCAAGAACGCCATCATCCTTATGCAGGTTATGTGGGAATGATTGAAATGGCGCGGGAATTGTACGAAGCATTGTATAGCCCAATTTGGGAACAAATACGCAAACCCGCTCCTTGGGAAGAAGAGGAGGAAGTTTAA
- a CDS encoding Mo-dependent nitrogenase C-terminal domain-containing protein, producing the protein METINHTHEHTHTHPHPNYHPPNQKKRGWFHNLLNPLRRVVDGIQVKNNRFAHLICQTIPCCCPFERQIKLFGKSIDIPPLCKLNPLYDEFVGLRFRALSYLADVCGEDVTKYIC; encoded by the coding sequence ATGGAAACCATCAATCATACTCACGAACACACTCACACTCATCCTCATCCTAATTACCATCCACCTAATCAGAAAAAACGAGGATGGTTCCACAATCTTCTTAATCCGTTGCGCCGTGTAGTGGATGGAATTCAGGTTAAAAATAATCGCTTCGCTCATCTAATTTGCCAAACAATTCCTTGTTGTTGTCCATTTGAGCGACAAATTAAATTATTTGGGAAGTCTATTGATATTCCACCACTATGTAAACTCAATCCTTTATATGACGAATTTGTAGGATTGCGTTTCCGCGCTCTATCTTACCTCGCTGATGTATGTGGAGAGGATGTCACAAAATACATTTGTTAG
- the nifK gene encoding nitrogenase molybdenum-iron protein subunit beta, which yields MPQNPEKIQDHVELFHQPEYQQLFENKKQFENGHEAEEVQRVAEWTKGWDYREKNFAREALTVNPAKGCQPLGAIFAAVGFEGTLPFVQGSQGCVAYFRTHLTRHYKEPFSGVSSSMTEDAAVFGGLQNMIDGLANSYQLYKPKMIAVCTTCMAEVIGDDLQSFINNAKEAGSVPQTFPVPYAHTPSFVGSHITGYDNMMKGILSNLTAGHKKETSNGKINFIPGFDTYVGNNREIKRIASLFGFDYTILADNSDYLDSPNTGEFDMYPGGTKLEDAADSINAKATIALQAHSTLKTREYIEKEWKQPTSVSRPWGIKGTDEFLMKLSELSGIPIPQELEIERGRAVDAMTDSHSWIHGKRFAIYGEPDLVYSVVGFMLEMGAEPVHILVHNSNEVFEAEIKELLASSPFGQHATVWPGKDLWHMRSLLFTEPVDFLIGNTYGKYLWRDTKIPLVRIGYPIMDRHHLHRYSTIGYQGVINLLNWVVNTLFEEIDRNTNIPSKTDISYDLIR from the coding sequence ATGCCTCAGAATCCCGAAAAAATTCAAGATCACGTCGAGTTATTCCACCAACCAGAATACCAACAACTTTTTGAAAACAAAAAGCAGTTTGAAAACGGTCACGAAGCCGAAGAAGTACAACGGGTTGCAGAGTGGACAAAAGGTTGGGATTATCGTGAAAAGAACTTCGCTCGTGAAGCTTTAACCGTTAACCCTGCTAAAGGTTGTCAGCCATTGGGAGCAATCTTTGCGGCTGTTGGTTTTGAAGGTACTCTACCCTTCGTTCAAGGTTCTCAAGGTTGCGTTGCTTATTTCCGCACCCACTTAACCCGTCACTACAAAGAGCCATTCTCTGGTGTATCTTCTTCAATGACTGAAGATGCAGCCGTGTTTGGTGGTCTGCAAAACATGATTGACGGGTTGGCGAACTCTTACCAACTCTACAAGCCCAAGATGATTGCTGTCTGCACCACCTGTATGGCAGAAGTAATTGGTGATGACTTACAGTCTTTCATCAATAATGCTAAAGAAGCTGGTTCAGTTCCTCAAACTTTCCCAGTACCTTACGCTCACACACCTAGCTTTGTCGGTTCCCACATCACTGGTTACGACAACATGATGAAGGGAATTCTTTCTAACTTGACCGCAGGTCATAAGAAAGAAACCAGCAATGGTAAAATCAACTTCATCCCAGGTTTTGACACCTACGTAGGTAACAACCGCGAAATCAAGCGGATTGCTTCTTTGTTCGGCTTTGACTACACAATTCTAGCCGACAACAGCGACTACCTCGATTCACCAAACACAGGTGAATTCGATATGTATCCAGGTGGTACAAAGCTAGAAGATGCCGCAGATTCAATCAATGCGAAAGCGACGATCGCTCTGCAAGCACACTCTACCCTCAAAACCCGCGAGTATATTGAAAAAGAGTGGAAGCAACCAACCTCAGTTTCCCGTCCTTGGGGCATTAAGGGTACTGATGAGTTCTTGATGAAACTCAGCGAATTGAGTGGTATCCCCATTCCTCAAGAATTGGAAATCGAACGCGGTCGTGCAGTTGATGCCATGACTGACTCTCACTCATGGATTCACGGCAAGCGCTTCGCTATCTACGGCGAACCAGATTTAGTATACAGCGTAGTTGGCTTCATGCTAGAAATGGGTGCTGAACCTGTGCATATCTTGGTTCACAATAGCAACGAAGTATTTGAAGCAGAAATCAAAGAATTGCTTGCTTCTAGCCCCTTCGGTCAACATGCAACTGTTTGGCCTGGTAAGGACTTGTGGCACATGCGTTCACTGTTGTTCACCGAACCAGTAGATTTCTTGATCGGTAACACCTACGGTAAGTACCTGTGGCGCGACACCAAGATTCCCCTCGTGAGAATCGGCTACCCCATCATGGATCGTCACCACTTACACCGCTACTCCACCATTGGTTATCAAGGTGTAATCAACTTGCTCAACTGGGTTGTAAATACTCTGTTTGAAGAAATCGATCGCAACACCAACATTCCTTCTAAGACAGATATTTCCTACGACTTGATTCGTTAG
- the nifD gene encoding nitrogenase molybdenum-iron protein alpha chain, which produces MTPPENQNIIEERKELIKEVLSAYPEKAAKKREKHLSVYEEGKSDCGVKSNIKSLPGVMTARGCAYAGSKGVVWGPIKDMIHISHGPVGCGYWSWSGRRNYYIGTTGIDTFGTMHFTSDFQERDIVFGGDKKLTKLIQELDVLFPLNRGVSIQSECPIGLIGDDIEAVARKTSKEIGKPVVPVRCEGFRGVSQSLGHHIANDMVRDWVFTRSDQAKKDGTLKFEGTPYDVAIIGDYNIGGDAWASRILLEEIGLRVVAQWSGDGTINEMLMTPNVKMNLIHCYRSMNYISRHMEEAYGIPWLEYNFFGPTKIAESLREIASKFDETIQANAEKVIAKYQPTMDAVIAKYRPRLDGKTVAIMVGGLRPRHVVPAFLDLGMKMIGTGYEFAHNDDYKRTTHYIENGTIVYDDVTAYEFEEFIKALKPDLVASGVKEKYVFQKMGLPFRQMHSWDYSGPYHGYDGFAIFARDMDLALNSPTWSLIGAPWNEKAQAKKAEAKAKAAV; this is translated from the coding sequence ATGACACCTCCAGAAAATCAAAACATCATCGAAGAAAGAAAAGAACTAATTAAAGAAGTTCTCAGTGCTTACCCAGAAAAAGCAGCTAAAAAGCGCGAAAAGCACTTAAGTGTATACGAAGAAGGTAAGTCCGATTGCGGCGTTAAGTCTAACATCAAATCCCTGCCTGGGGTAATGACCGCTCGCGGTTGTGCTTACGCCGGTTCTAAAGGTGTGGTTTGGGGCCCTATTAAGGACATGATCCACATCAGCCACGGGCCTGTAGGTTGCGGTTACTGGTCTTGGTCTGGTCGTCGTAACTACTACATCGGCACTACAGGTATTGATACCTTTGGTACCATGCACTTCACCTCTGACTTCCAAGAAAGAGATATCGTGTTCGGTGGTGACAAGAAACTTACCAAGCTCATCCAAGAACTTGATGTACTTTTCCCCCTCAACCGTGGTGTTTCCATTCAATCTGAATGTCCCATCGGTCTAATTGGGGATGACATCGAAGCAGTTGCTCGGAAGACATCGAAAGAAATCGGCAAGCCAGTTGTACCTGTGCGTTGCGAAGGCTTCCGGGGTGTTTCCCAATCTTTAGGACACCACATTGCTAACGACATGGTTCGTGACTGGGTGTTCACCAGATCCGACCAAGCGAAAAAAGACGGTACACTCAAGTTTGAAGGTACTCCTTATGATGTAGCCATCATTGGTGACTACAACATCGGTGGAGATGCTTGGGCTAGCCGCATCCTGTTAGAAGAAATCGGCTTGCGCGTAGTCGCTCAGTGGTCAGGTGATGGCACCATCAACGAAATGTTGATGACCCCCAATGTGAAGATGAACCTCATCCACTGTTACCGGTCGATGAACTACATCAGCCGTCACATGGAAGAAGCTTATGGTATACCCTGGTTGGAATATAACTTCTTCGGCCCCACCAAGATTGCTGAATCTTTACGGGAAATCGCTTCCAAGTTTGACGAAACAATCCAAGCAAATGCTGAAAAAGTTATCGCCAAATATCAGCCCACAATGGATGCGGTAATTGCTAAGTATCGCCCCCGTTTGGATGGTAAGACTGTAGCCATAATGGTTGGTGGTCTACGTCCTCGCCACGTTGTCCCAGCTTTCCTAGACTTGGGCATGAAGATGATTGGTACTGGTTATGAGTTCGCTCATAACGATGATTACAAACGTACCACTCACTACATCGAAAACGGCACCATCGTTTATGACGACGTTACCGCTTACGAATTCGAGGAATTTATCAAAGCGCTGAAGCCTGACCTAGTAGCTTCTGGTGTGAAAGAGAAGTACGTCTTCCAAAAGATGGGTCTACCTTTCCGTCAAATGCACTCTTGGGATTACTCCGGCCCTTATCACGGTTATGACGGCTTCGCCATCTTCGCACGTGACATGGACTTGGCACTCAACAGCCCAACCTGGTCATTAATTGGCGCTCCTTGGAATGAAAAAGCTCAGGCTAAGAAGGCTGAAGCTAAGGCTAAGGCTGCCGTTTAG
- the nifH gene encoding nitrogenase iron protein — MTDEKIRQIAFYGKGGIGKSTTSQNTLAAMAEMGQRILIVGCDPKADSTRLMLHSKAQTTVLHLAAERGAVEDIELEEVMLTGFRDVRCVESGGPEPGVGCAGRGIITAINFLEENGAYQNLDFVSYDVLGDVVCGGFAMPIREGKAQEIYIVTSGEMMAMYAANNIARGVLKYAHTGGVRLGGLICNSRNTDREIELIETLAKRLNTQMIHFVPRDNIVQHAELRRMTVNEYAPESNQANEYRTLATKIIDNKNLAIPTPIEMEELEELLIEFGILESDENTAMLVGKSAAEAPVV, encoded by the coding sequence ATGACAGACGAAAAGATTAGACAGATAGCTTTCTACGGTAAGGGCGGTATCGGTAAATCTACCACTTCCCAAAACACCTTAGCAGCTATGGCAGAAATGGGTCAACGCATCCTCATCGTCGGTTGCGACCCTAAAGCTGACTCCACCCGTTTGATGCTGCACAGCAAAGCTCAAACAACCGTTCTTCACCTCGCCGCAGAACGTGGTGCAGTAGAAGATATCGAACTCGAAGAAGTAATGTTAACCGGTTTCCGTGACGTTCGTTGCGTAGAATCTGGTGGGCCAGAACCCGGTGTAGGTTGCGCCGGTCGTGGTATCATCACCGCCATCAACTTCTTAGAAGAAAATGGTGCTTACCAAAACCTAGACTTCGTATCTTACGACGTATTAGGTGACGTTGTGTGCGGTGGTTTCGCAATGCCTATCCGTGAAGGCAAGGCACAAGAAATCTACATTGTAACATCAGGTGAAATGATGGCGATGTATGCTGCTAACAACATCGCTCGTGGTGTTCTTAAGTATGCTCACACTGGTGGCGTGCGTTTGGGTGGTTTGATTTGTAACAGCCGTAACACTGACCGGGAAATCGAACTAATCGAAACCTTGGCAAAACGGTTGAACACCCAAATGATCCACTTCGTACCCCGTGACAACATCGTTCAACACGCAGAATTGCGCCGGATGACTGTTAACGAGTACGCACCAGAAAGCAACCAAGCTAACGAATATCGCACATTGGCTACAAAGATCATCGACAACAAAAATCTAGCTATTCCTACACCCATCGAAATGGAAGAACTAGAAGAATTGTTGATTGAATTCGGTATTCTCGAAAGCGACGAAAATACCGCAATGCTAGTTGGCAAAAGTGCTGCTGAAGCTCCCGTAGTATAA
- a CDS encoding group 1 truncated hemoglobin produces MSTLYDNIGGQPAIEKTVDELHKRIAADSTLNTFFAGKDMVKQRNHLVAFLSQIFEGPKQYAGRPMDKTHAGMNLQQPHFDAIAKHLGEAMAVGGVSAENTKAALERVTNMKGAILNK; encoded by the coding sequence ATGAGTACATTGTACGACAACATTGGCGGACAACCAGCTATTGAGAAAACAGTAGATGAACTCCACAAACGCATTGCCGCAGACAGCACCCTCAACACATTTTTTGCTGGTAAAGATATGGTCAAGCAACGTAATCATCTAGTTGCCTTCTTATCTCAGATATTTGAGGGGCCAAAGCAATACGCTGGTCGTCCAATGGACAAAACCCATGCGGGAATGAATCTACAGCAACCACACTTCGATGCGATCGCTAAACATCTCGGCGAAGCAATGGCTGTGGGTGGGGTATCAGCAGAAAACACCAAAGCTGCACTAGAGCGTGTCACAAACATGAAGGGCGCTATTTTAAACAAGTAA